A single region of the Brachypodium distachyon strain Bd21 chromosome 3, Brachypodium_distachyon_v3.0, whole genome shotgun sequence genome encodes:
- the LOC100823772 gene encoding phosphatase IMPL1, chloroplastic, with protein MARYLLPSTTTIASSLPKYAKTSPVPILALRSLASRSTQARPIMAVASEQPAAPSKFPKVAAPTTGPIPAAELLGVIEAAAKAGAEVVMEAVNKPRNIQYKGVADLVTDTDKLSESVILEVVRKNFKDHLILGEEGGLIGDSLSEYLWCIDPLDGTTNFAHGYPSFSVSIGVLFRGKPAAATVVEFCGGPMCWSTRTISASSGKGAYCNGQKIHVSPTDKVEQSLLVTGFGYEHDDAWLTNINLFKEFTDISRGVRRLGSAAADMSHVGLGITEAYWEYRLKPWDMAAGVLIVEEAGGVVSRMDGGEFTVFDRSVLVSNGVVHEQLLDRIRPATEDLKKKGIDFSLWFKPDKYPTDF; from the exons ATGGCGCGGTATCTTCTCccttccaccaccaccatcgcctcttcCCTGCCCAAGTATGCCAAGACCTCACCGGTACCGATCCTCGCCCTCCGCTCGCTCGCCTCCAGGTCCACGCAGGCCCGCCCTATCATGGCGGTTGCGTCGGAGCAGCCCGCCGCGCCCAGCAAGTTCCCCAAGGTGGCGGCCCCCACCACCGGCCCGATTCCTGCCGCCGAGCTGCTCGGCGTCAtcgaggccgccgccaaggccggAGCTGAG GTTGTAATGGAAGCTGTTAATAAGCCGCGGAATATCCAGTACAAGGGAGTTGCAGACCTGGTGACAGA CACAGACAAGTTGAGTGAATCAGTCATTCTTGAAGTTGTGAGGAAGAACTTTAAGGATCACCTCATACTTGGGGAGGAAGGTGGCCTTATTGGAGATTCCTTGTCTGAATATCTCTGGTGCATTGATCCTTTAG ATGGAACAACAAACTTTGCACATGGTTACCCCAGCTTTTCTGTATCCATCGGTGTTCTTTTTCGAGGGaagcctgctgctgccactGTG GTCGAATTTTGTGGTGGGCCTATGTGCTGGAGCACTCGTACAATTTCTGCATCTTCTG GCAAAGGTGCTTACTGTAATGGGCAAAAGATTCATGTCAGTCCGACAGACAAG GTGGAACAATCTCTTCTAGTAACTGGATTTGGATATGAACATGATGATGCATGGCTGACCaacataaatttgttcaaGGAATTTACTGACATTAGCAGG GGAGTGCGAAGGCTaggctctgctgctgctgacatGTCCCATGTTGGTCTAGGCATCACAGAAGCCTACTGGGAATATCGTCTTAAGCCATGGGACATGGCTGCTGGCGTTCTG ATAGTTGAAGAAGCTGGTGGGGTGGTGTCACGCATGGATGGTGGAGAGTTTACAGTCTTTGATCGTTCTGTTCTTGTTTCGAATGGTGTTGTTCACGAGCAG CTTTTGGATCGGATTCGACCTGCTACTGAAGATCTTAAGAAGAAAGGAATTGATTTCTCTTTATGGTTTAAGCCAGACAAGTACC
- the LOC100822858 gene encoding phosphoglycerate kinase, cytosolic: MATKRSVGTLGEADLKGKKVFVRADLNVPLDDAQKITDDTRIRASVPTIKFLLEKGAKVILASHLGRPKGVTPKFSLKPLVPRLSELLGIDVVMANDCIGEEVEKLAAALPDGGVLLLENVRFYKEEEKNDPEFAKKLASVADLYVNDAFGTAHRAHASTEGVTKFLRPSVAGFLMQKELDYLVGAVANPKKPFAAIVGGSKVSSKIGVIESLLAKVDILILGGGMIFTFYKAQGLAVGKSLVEEDKLELATSLIETAKAKGVKLLLPIDVVVADKFAADAESKVVPASAIPDGWMGLDVGPDAIKTFSEALDTCKTIIWNGPMGVFEFEKFAAGTDAIAKQLAELTAKGVTTIIGGGDSVAAVEKAGLADKMSHISTGGGASLELLEGKPLPGVLALDEA; this comes from the exons ATGGCGACCAAGAGGAGCGTGGGCACCCTCGGGGAGGCGGATCTCAAGGGGAAGAAGGTGTTCGTGCGCGCCGACCTCAACGTGCCGCTCGACGACGCCCAGAAGATCACCGACGACACCCGCATCCGCGCCTCCGTGCCCACCATCAAGTTCCTTCTCGAGAAGGGCGCCAAGGTCATCCTGGCCAGCCATCTG GGCCGCCCAAAAGGTGTCACCCCCAAGTTCAGCTTGAAGCCTCTTGTTCCACGCTTGTCTGAGCTCCTTGGAATTGAT GTTGTGATGGCCAATGACTGCATCGGTGAGGAAGTTGAGAAATTGGCTGCTGCTTTGCCAGATGGTGGTGTTCTACTCCTAGAGAATGTTAGATTCTacaaggaggaagagaagaacgACCCAGAGTTTGCTAAGAAGCTTGCATCTGTCGCTGACCTTTATGTAAATGATGCTTTCGGCACAGCACACAGAGCTCATGCCTCAACGGAGGGCGTAACCAAGTTTTTGAGGCCTTCTGTTGCTGGATTCCTCATGCAGAAG GAACTTGACTATCTTGTTGGAGCTgttgccaacccaaagaagccATTCGCTGCCATTGTTGGTGGATCCAAGGTCTCATCCAAGATCGGTGTGATTGAGTCTCTGCTGGCGAAGGTTGATATCCTCATCCTTGGTGGTGGTATGATCTTCACATTCTACAAAGCACAGGGGTTAGCTGTTGGAAAATCTCTTGTGGAGGAAGACAAACTTGAACTAGCAACTTCACTAATTGAAACCGCAAAGGCGAAGGGTGTTAAGCTCTTGCTTCCAATTGATGTCGTTGTAGCGGACAAGTTTGCAGCAGATGCTGAAAGCAAG GTTGTCCCTGCCTCTGCCATCCCTGATGGTTGGATGGGTCTCGATGTTGGCCCAGATGCCATCAAGACTTTCAGTGAAGCTTTGGACACCTGCAAGACTATTATCTGGAACGGACCTATGGGAGTCTTTGAGTTTGAGAAGTTTGCAGCAGGCACTGAT GCTATTGCTAAACAGTTGGCTGAGCTTACTGCGAAGGGTGTCACGACCATCATTGGTGGCGGTGACTCCGTTGCTGCTGTCGAGAAGGCAGGGCTGGCCGACAAGATGAGCCACATTTCCACTGGCGGTGGCGCTAGCTTGGAGCTGCTGGAAGGCAAGCCACTCCCGGGTGTTCTTGCCCTCGATGAGGCATAA